CCGCCAGCTCAGCCTCAACGAGTCGGTGTTGCGCACCAAGGTAATGCGCACCGACAAGCACTAATCGGCCTGCCAGGCACTGGCTGTTCGCTGTCGGTGCGGTTACGTAGGCTCGGCGAAGAAGAACACGACCAGCCGCCGAACCCAGGCGGACGCAGGAGGAAATTGTGGCTGGTGACACCACCATCACCATCGTCGGAAATCTGACCGCTGACCCCGAGCTGCGGTTCACCCCGTCCGGTGCGGCCGTGGCGAATTTCACCGTGGCGTCAACGCCCCGGATCTATGACCGTCAGACCGGCGAATGGAAAGACGGCGAAGCGCTGTTCCTCCGGTGCAATATCTGGCGGGAGGCGGCCGAGAACGTGGCCGAGAGCCTCACCCGGGGGGCACGAGTCATCGTTAGCGGGCGGCTTAAGCAGCGGTCGTTTGAAACCCGTGAGGGCGAGAAGCGCACCGTCATCGAGGTCGAGGTCGATGAGATTGGGCCTTCGCTTCGGTACGCCACCGCCAAGGTCAACAAGGCCAGCCGCAGCGGCGGGTTTGGCAGCGGATCCCGTCCGGCGCCGGCGCAGACCAGCAGCGCCTCGGGAGATGACCCGTGGGGCAGCGCACCGGCGTCGGGTTCGTTCGGCGGCGGCGATGACGAACCGCCATTCTGACCCCAAGAACTGCAAATCAAGAAACGGAAAGATAGACACTCATGGCCAAGTCCAGCAAGCGGCGCCCGGCTCCGGAAAAGCCGGTCAAGACGCGTAAATGCGTGTTCTGCGCGAAGAAGGACCAAGCGATCGACTACAAGGACACCGCGCTGTTGCGCACCTACATCAGCGAGCGCGGCAAGATCCGCGCGCGTCGGGTCACGGGCAACTGCGTGCAGCACCAGCGAGACATCGCGCTCGCGGTGAAGAACGCCCGCGAGGTGGCGCTGCTGCCCTTTACGTCTTCGGTGCGGTAGCGCCGAATGTCCAACGGAGAGTGCAAAATACCATGAAGCTCATTCTCACGGCCGATGTCGATCACCTCGGGTCCATCGGCGACACTGTCGAGGTCAAGGACGGGTATGGCCGTAACTTTCTGCTCCCGCGCGGCCTGGCGATCGTCGCCTCGCGCGGAGCCCAGAAGCAGGCTGACGAGATCCGCCGGGCCCGCGAAACCAAAAGCGTACGCGACCTAGAGCACGCCAACGAGATCAAGGCGGCGATCGAGGCGCTCGGCCCGATAGCGCTGCCGGTGAAGACTTCAGCTGATTCTGGGAAGTTGTTCGGCTCGGTGACCGCCGCAGATGTGGTTGCTGCCATCAAGAAGGCCGGTGGACCAAACCTCGATAAGCGGATCGTTCGGCTGCCCAAGACGCACATCAAGGCCGTGGGCACGCATTTTGTGTCGGTGCACCTGCACCCGGAAATCGATGTCGAGGTATCGCTGGACGTCGTGGCGCAGAGCTAAGGCGAGCTGAGGCCACAACAGTTTGCGCATGCCGGTGGTGACCGCGGTCGGCCGCCGCCGGGGTTTCGCCATGCCCTGGGTGTCCACCGCACGGTCCGGTGCGGTGATGCTGGCGAACTATTCGGCCGGCGTTTGCGGGCGGGTGTCTTCACCGGGCCTTAACGTCAGGAAAATGTGTCTGAAAGCCAACACGCCCGGCGCGGTAACCTGGCTCGACACGCCGAAGAGATTCTTGTCCACACAAACGGCGTCGCGTTGTATGGCCGTTAACAGCAGTGATGTCGTAACGGGCCGTATTGATCCACAGGTTCTCCACACCCCGCTCAACACAGACGTCGACGGATATGCACATGCGATGCACAGCTCCATAAACAGTGGCCCCTTGGAGTACTTGCCAGCAACGTTTAGCGTCTTCCCGGCGCTAGGCGATGTGGGTGACTTGGGCGGTGGTGTCGGTGCGGCGACTTACGCTCTGGATAGGTTGTCGAATATGCGTTCGGGTGCTTGTGTCGGAGGAGGTGAGAGCCCATGGCGGTCGTTGATGACCTAGCGCCCGGCATGGACTCCTCACCGCCCAGTGAAGATTACGGCCGTCAACCACCGCAGGATCTCGCCGCCGAGCAGTCCGTGCTGGGCGGGATGTTGCTGAGCAAGGACGCCATCGCCGATGTACTGGAACGGCTACGGCCCGGCGATTTTTATCGTCCGGCGCATCAGAACGTCTACGACGCCATTTTGGACCTGTATGGGCGGGGAGAACCGGCTGATGCGGTGACGGTGGCCGCCGAACTGGATCGCCGTGGGCTGCTGCGCCGCATCGGCGGTGCTCCCTACCTGCACACCCTGATCTCGACGGTGCCGACGGCCGCCAACGCGGGCTACTACGCGAGCATCGTTGCCGAAAAGGCGCTGCTGCGCCGGCTGGTAGAGGCCGGAACCCGGGTGGTGCAGTACGGCTATGCCGGCGCCGAAGGCGCGGATGTGGCCGAGGTGGTCGATCGCGCGCAGGCCGAAATCTACGACGTCGCGGATCGGCGGCTGTCGGAAGACTTTGTGGCGCTTGAGGACCTGCTGCAACCGACGATGGACGAGATCGATGCCATCGCTTCCAGTGGCGGCCTGGCGCGCGGGGTGGCTACCGGCTTCACCGAACTCGACGAGGTCACCAACGGCCTGCATCCGGGGCAGATGGTCATCGTGGCGGCGCGCCCGGGCGTGGGAAAGTCCACCCTTGGGCTGGACTTCATGCGGTCATGCTCGATCAGGCATCGGATGGCCAGCGTCATCTTCTCGCTGGAGATGAGCAAGTCCGAGATTGTCATGCGACTGCTGTCGGCGGAGGCCAAAATCAAGCTCTCCGACATGCGTTCGGGCCGGATGAGCGATGACGACTGGACCCGGCTGGCGCGGCGGATGAGCGAAATCAGCGAAGCGCCACTGTTTATCGACGACTCGCCCAACCTGACCATGATGGAGATCCGTGCCAAGGCGCGCCGCCTGCGGCAAAAGGCCAACCTGAAGTTGATCGTGGTCGACTACCTGCAACTGATGACCTCGGGCAAGAAGTATGAATCACGGCAGGTGGAGGTGTCGGAGTTCTCGCGGCATCTGAAGCTGTTGGCAAAAGAGCTTGAGGTTCCCGTGGTCGCGATCAGCCAGCTCAACCGTGGGCCCGAGCAGCGTACCGATAAGAAACCGATGCTGGCCGACCTCAGGGAATCGGGCTGCCTGACCGCGTCCACCAGAATCTTGCGCGCCGATACCGGCGCTGAGGTCGCCTTCGGTGAGCTCATGCGAAGCGGTGAACGTCCCATGGTGTGGTCGCTGGACGAGCGGCTGCGCATGGTGGCCCGGCCGATGATCAACGTGTTCCCGAGCGGGCGCAAGGAAGTGTTTCGGCTTCGGCTGGCTTCCGGACGCGAAGTCGAGGCCACCGGCAGCCACCCCTTTATGAAGTTCGAAGGCTGGACTCCCTTGGCGCAGTTGAAGGTTGGTGACCGGATCGCAGCACCGCGCCGGGTACCTGAGCCCATCGACACTCAGCGGATGCCCGAGTCTGAGCTCATTTCGCTGGCTCGCATGATCGGTGACGGGTCGTGCCTGAAGAACCAGCCGATCCGCTACGAGCCGGTGGATGAGGCGAACCTGGCCGCGGTGACGGTCTCGGCGGCGCACTCGGATAGGGCTGCGATCCGCGACGACTACCTCGCAGCTCGAGTGCCGTCGTTGCGCCCGGCGCGGCAACGACTACCGCGCGGGCGGTGCACGCCGATTGCGGCGTGGCTGGCTGGCCTAGGGCTATTCACGAAACGCAGCCACGAAAAATGCGTACCGGAGGCTGTATTTCGCGCCCCCAATGACCAGGTGGCGTTGTTTCTGCGGCATCTGTGGAGCGCTGGTGGCTCTGTTCGGTGGGATCCCACGAATGGTCAAGGCCGGGTCTACTACGGCTCAACCAGTAGGCGTCTCATCGACGATGTGGCTCAATTGCTGCTTCGGGTTGGGATTTTTTCCTGGATCACACACGCCCCAAAGTTGGGCGGCCACGATTCGTGGCGGCTGCACATTCATGGCGCGAAGGATCAGGTCAGGTTCCTTCGTCACGTCGGCGTTCACGGCGCCGAAGCGGTGGCGGCCCAAGAGATGCTGCGTCAGCTCAAAGGACCGGTTCGCAACCCGAACCTGGACAGCGCGCCGAAAAAAGTATGGGCGCAAGTCCGCAACCGACTGTCCGCCAAACAGATGATGGACATCCAGCTCCACGAACCGACGATGTGGAAGCATTCCCCGAGCCGGTCAAGGCCGCATCGCGCGGAGGCGCGGATCGAAGATCGAGCGATCCATGAGCTGGCGAGAGGCGACGCGTACTGGGACACCGTCGTGGAGATCACCAGCATTGGAGATCAACATGTTTTCGATGGGACTGTAAGCGGCACACACAATTTCGTCGCCAATGGCATTAGTTTGCACAATTCGCTGGAACAAGATGCCGACGTTGTCATCCTGCTGCATCGACCCGACGCCTTTGACCGCGACGATCCACGTGGGGGAGAAGCGGATTTCATTCTCGCCAAACACCGCAACGGTCCGACGAAGACGGTCACCGTAGCGCATCAACTGCACCTGTCACGCTTCGCCAACATGGCTCGGTGACATGCGGATGTGTGGGGTCTCACGGAGCGTGGCCGAATCTCACGAATGATGGGGCCATCAGGGCGGACCGGTCCACGCATCCGCGGCGGCGTTGAAGTCCCCGAGCAACACGCGTCGTGGTTGATGCGTGAGATGAGTCAGATCAGGGCGACAGGACGTCGAACCAGTGGGACTAATGCATGATCACCAGATACAAGCCTGAGTCGGGGTTTGTCGCCCGTAGCGGTGGTCCCGACCGGAAGCGTCCCCATGACTGGATCGTTTGGCACTTCACCCATGCCGACAATCTCCCTGGGATCATCACCGCTGGCCGTCTGCTGGCCGATTCAGCAGTCACCCCGACGACCGAGGTGGCATATAACCCAGTCAAGGAGTTGCGCCGCCACAAAGTCGTCGCCCCCGACAGCAGGTACCCGGCGTCGATGGCAAGCGATCATGTGCCGTTCTACATTGCGGCGCGGTCGCCCATGCTCTACGTCGTATGCAAGGGCCACTCCGGCTACTCCGGCGGTGCCGGCCCGCTGGTGCACCTCGGGGTGGCGCTTGGCGACATCATAGACGCGGATCTGACGTGGTGCGCCAGTGACGGCAATGCTGCAGCCAGCTACACCAAGTTCAGCCGCCAGGTCGACACGCTCGGCACCTTCGTCGACTTTGACCTGCTCTGCCAGCGGCAATGGCACAACACCGATGACGACCCCAACCGCCAGAGCCGCCGCGCCGCCGAGATCCTGGTATACGGCCATGTCCCGTTCGAGCTGGTCAGCTACGTGTGTTGCTATAACACCGAGACGATGACACGGGTACGAACTCTGCTCGATCCTGTCGGTGGGGTGCGAAAGTATGTCATCAAGCCCGGCATGTACTACTAAGGAAGGAGGAGGCCATATGATCACGTACGGCTCTGGCGACCTCCTTCGGGCTGACACCGAAGCGCTCGTCAACACCGTCAACTGTGTTGGGGTGATGGGCAAGGGAATTGCGCTGCAGTTCAAACGCCGCTACCCCGAGATGTTCACCGCCTACGAAAAGGCGTGCAAACGCGGCGAAGTTACCATCGGCAAGATGTTCGTCGTCGACACCGGACAGCTCGACGGACCGAAACACATCATCAACTTCCCCACCAAGAAACACTGGCGTGCACCGTCGAAGCTGGCCTATATCGACGCCGGCCTCATTGATCTCATCCGCGTGATCCGTGAACTCAACATTGCTTCTGTGGCAGTTCCCCCGCTGGGGGTGGGCAACGGAGGTCTGGATTGGGAAGATGTCGAGCAACGGCTCGTATCAGCATTCCAGCAGCTGCCCGACGTTGACGCCGTGATCTACCCCCCATCAGGTGGATCTCGCGCCATCGAGGGCGTCGAAGGACTTCGGATGACCTGGGGGCGCGCCGTCATACTCGAAGCGATGCGGCGATATCTCCAGCAGCGCCGCGCGATGGAGCCGTGGGAAGACCCTGCAGGGATCTCGCATCTGGAGATTCAGAAGCTCATGTACTTCGCCAACGAGGCCGATCCCGATCTTGCGCTAGATTTCACGCCCGGCCGATACGGGCCATACAGCGAACGTGTCCGTCACTTACTGCAAGGAATGGAGGGCGCATTCACAGTCGGCCTGGGTGACGGCACCGCAAGAGTTCTTGCGAACCAACCGATCTCGTTGACTACTAAGGGAACTGACGCCATAACGGACTATCTGGCCACCGATGCGGCAGCTGACCGGGTGAGCGCCGCAGTCGACACGGTGTTGCGCGTCATCGAAGGCTTTGAAGGCCCATACGGGGTTGAGCTGCTCGCCAGTACGCATTGGGTGGCCACACGTGAGGGCGCCAAGGAACCAGCCACGGCAGCGGCCGCGGTCCGAAAGTGGACAAAACGCAAGGGTCGGATCTACAGCGACGATCGCATCGGTGTTGCCCTCGACCGCATTCTTATGACTGCCTGAAAGCGACCGGCTCGTCGTTAAGGATGTGCGCCGACGCCCAGCCGTCAGGGAGCGTTGGGCTGCTCGGACGGAATTGCCCCACCGCAACCACCCGGTGGCGGCGGGCCGGGGAGGGGCTCACCGCCGCTGACACAATCGAAGTAAAACTGTGGGCCGGTAAACCACGTTTGCATCCACTGGTGCCAAAACGAGCCGTCGGGGTACTTCTCGCCGTCGCACACGGCCAAGTCGCCAAAACCCCATCGGCCACCCGGGCAATAGCCTTTCGTCATGTCCGGCTGATGCGGGTCAGGTGGATCTGCGCTGGCAACCGAGGCAGGAAACACAAGCGCCGCTGCACAACCCAGTATCGCAGTACTCAGGCGAGCAAACTTCAACTTCATTTCAAACTCCGTCAAACGTTGAATCGACTCGGCGGACTCCAAGCGATGGTCAGCGCTTGCGGATGAGCCGCGGCAATGAGTCGTAGTGGGCAGACATTCCCGAGAACAGCCTGAAATCCTGTTCGGTTGATGCCGTGCCGGCATCGACGTACCAGGACGAGGCACTGACTCGGGAAGGCACAGCCGCCGTGGCGATTGTATATGACGCGTCGGACTGGGCAGCGATGGCGCGGGACTCTGCCCGGGCGCCGGCCTTGGACACGGCCAGCGCCCGCCACCTGTCGTCGGCATTTGGCGTTTGTCGAATTGCGGCATTATTTTGCTCGGGTGATGTCATCAGCTATTGGTTCGGTCGCGCGGTGGATAGTCCCCCTCCTGGGGGTTGCAGCCGTTGCTTCCATCGGTGTTATCGCGGACCCGGTGCGGGTCGTTCGGGCCCCGGCGTTGATCCTGGTCGATGCGGCAAACCCGCTGGCCGGAAAGCCCTTCTACGTCGATCCCGCCTCGGCGGCCATGGTCGCCGCGCGCAACGCCAACCCGCCGAACGCCGAGCTGACCTCCGTCGCCAACACCCCGCAGTCCTACTGGCTCGACCAGGCATTCCCGCCGGCGACCGTCGGCGGCACGGTTGCCAGGTACACCGGAGCGGCGCAGGCGGCCGGCGCCATGCCGGTTCTGACGCTGTATGGAATCCCCCATCGCGACTGCGGTAGCTACGCATCCGGTGGGTTCGCGACGGGCACTGATTACCGCGGGTGGATCGACGCTGTCGCATCCGGCCTGGGCTCATCGCCGGCGACGATCATCGTCGAACCCGATGCGCTGGCCATGGCCGACTGCCTGTCGCCTGACCAGCGCCAGGAACGTTTCGACTTGGTGCGCTACGCCGTCGACACGCTGACCCGCGACCCGGCCGCTGCCGTGTACGTCGATGCGGGGCATTCGCGCTGGCTGAGCGCCGAGGCAATGGCCGCCAGGCTCAACGATGTCGGTGTGGGCCGCGCGCGCGGGTTTAGCCTCAACGTCTCGAACTTCTACACCACCGATGAGGAAATCGGCTATGGCGAGGCGATTTCGGGGCTCACGAACGGTTCGCATTACGTGATCGACACGTCGCGCAACGGCGCCGGACCCGCGCCCGACGCCCCGCTCAACTGGTGTAACCCCAGCGGCCGCGCCCTGGGCGCACCGCCCACCACGGCGACCGCGGGCGCGCACGCCGACGCTTACCTGTGGATCAAACGTCCCGGGGAATCGGACGGAACCTGCGGTCGCGGGGAGCCTCAGGCGGGTCGGTTCGTTAGCCAGTACGCCATCGATCTGGCCCACAACGCCGGCCAGTAGAGACCTCACGCGCAGACCGGCTGAGCGTGCGGCCGTTGGGCCGTCGGCGTCGGGTTCGGCCAGGTGGGGTAACGGTTCGGGCACGTTTCCACTACCTCGTGACACGTCATGCGGCACCGCGGTTCGGGTGGTCGACAATGCGGGACATGACCCAAAATTCGGGGTGCTGCCGGCCCGCAGCGTCGGGCTGCGCCGCGCTGGTGACCGTCGCGAGACGGGAGCCCGACGTTGGCGCGTGAGATCTCACGCCAGACGTTTCTGCGGGGTGCCGCCGGAGCGTTGGCCGCCGGCGCGGTCTTCGGCTCGGTCCGGGCTACCGCGGATCCGGCTGCCTCTGGCTGGGAGGCTCTTTCTTCCGCCCTCGGAGGGAAAGTGCTACAACCGGACGACGGTCCCCAATTCGCAACGGCCAAGCAGGTTTTCAACACCAACTACAACGGCTATACGCCGGCGGTGATCGTTACCCCGACATCGCAGCTGGACGTGCAGAAGGCGATGGCGTTCGCTGCCGCGAACAACCTCAAGGTGGCCCCACGCGGTGGCGGGCACTCCTACGTGGGGGCGTCCACGGCCAACGGCGCCATGGTGCTCGACCTACGTCAGCTACCTGGGGACATCAACTACGACGCCACCACCGGGCGGGTCACGGTGACGCCCGCCACCGGTTTGTACGCCATGCACCAGGTGTTGGCCGCGGCCGGCCGGGGCATCCCGACCGGCACCTGCCCGACGGTCGGTGTCGCGGGACACGCGCTGGGCGGCGGGCTGGGCGCCAATTCCCGGCACGCCGGCCTGCTCTGTGACCAATTGACGTCGGCGTCGGTGGTGCTGCCCAGCGGCCAGGCGGTCACCGCGTCCGCCACCGACCACCCCGACCTGTTCTGGGCGTTGCGCGGTGGCGGTGGCGGCAACTTCGGCGTGACAACCTCGCTGACCTTCGCGACGTTCCCCAGCGGGGACCTCGACGTCGTGAACCTCAATTTCCCACCGCAGTCGTTCGCGCAGGTTCTGGTCGGTTGGCAGAATTGGCTGCGAACCGCCGACCGAGGCAGCTGGGCACTGGCCGATGCCACCGTCGACCCGCTGGGCACGCATTGCCGCATCCTTGCGACCTGCCCGGCCGGGTCGGGCGGCAGCGTGGCGGCCGCCATCGTTTCGGCCGTCGGAACGCAACCGACCGGCACCGAAAACCACACGTTCAACTATCTGGACCTGGTCAGATATCTGGCCGTCGGGAACCTCAACCCGTCGCCGCTGGGATATGTCGGCGGATCCGATGTCTTCACGACGATCACTCCGGCGACCGCCCAGGGAATCGCCTCGGCGGTCGACGCCTTTCCGCGTGGAGCGGGCCGCATGTTGGCGATCATGCACGCCCTCGACGGCGCGCTCGCCACTGTGTCACCGGGGGCCACGGCCTTCCCGTGGCGTCGGCAGTCGGCGCTGGTGCAGTGGTACGTCGAAACATCCGGCTCCCCGTCGGAAGCGACTAGCTGGCTCAACACCGCACATCAAGCGGTGCGAGCGTATTCGGTTGGCGGCTATGTGAACTATCTCGAGGTAAACCAACCGCCGGCACGTTACTTTGGCCCGAATCTGTCCCGGCTGAGCGCAGTACGTCAGAAGTATGACCCCAGCCGGGTCATGTTCTCCGGGCTGAACTTCTAGCAGCCCCGCATGAGTACTAGCCCCTAGGACGGGCCATCCTCGTCTACCCTGGGAAGTGATCATGGAACTTTCCGTGTCTGTTATCGCGGGGTTGGTCATCGCACTGCTGGCGGCCATCACCCCTGCTGCGGGCGAACGCCCGGAAAGCCGCCGCCAGGCGCTCGCAAATGCCGCCGAGGCCGGGGAGCATCCGGCCACATCACCGTTGCGACGGTAGCCGATTCGTCGCGATACGGCTGTGGAGTTAGGAGGCGCGGATGGAGACAGGTTCGCCGGGAAAACGTCCGGTCTTGCCCAAGCGTGCCCGCCTGCTGGTGACGGCAGGCATGGGCATGCTCGCGTTGCTGCTGTTTGGACCCCGGCTAGTCGATATTTACGTTGACTGGTTGTGGTTTGGTGAGGTCGGTTTCCGCAGCGTCTGGATCACGGTACTGCTGACCCGCCTGGCGATTGTCGCAGCGGTCGCACTTGTGGTGGCCGGCATTGTGCTTGCTGCCCTACTGCTGGCGTATCGCTCGCGGCCGTTCTTTGTACCCGACGAGCCGCAGCGGGACCCGGTCGCGCCACTTCGCAGCGCGGTGATGCGCCGGCCGCGCCTGTTCGGGTGGGGCATCGCCGTCACGCTCGGTGTGGTGTGCGGGCTGATCGCTTCGTTCGACTGGGTGAAGGTTCAGTTGTTCGTACACGGGGGCACCTTTGGCATCGTGGACCCCGAATTCGGCTATGACATTGGGTTTTTCGTCTTCGATCTGCCGTTCTACCGGTCGGTGCTGAACTGGCTGTTCGTGGCCGTGGTTCTGGCGTTTCTAGCGAGCCTGTTGACGCATTACCTGTTCGGCGGCCTTCGGCTGACAACCGGCAGAGGCATGCTGACCCAGGCAGCTCGCGTTCAACTCGCAGTGTTCGCCGGCGCGGTTGTACTGCTGAAGGCGGTTGCCTACTGGTTGGATCGCTATGAGCTGTTGTCGAGTGGACGTAAGGAGCCGACCTTCACCGGCGCCGGCTACACCGATATCCACGCCGAGCTGCCGGCCAAGCTTGTGCTGGTGGCGATTGCGGTATTGTGTGCGGTGTCATTCTTTACCGCGATCTTTTTGCGCGACTTGAGGATTCCGGCGATGGCCGCCGCACTGCTGGTGCTGTCGGCGATCCTGGTCGGTGGACTGTGGCCGCTGCTGATGGAGCAGTTCTCGGTGCGTCCCAACGCCGCCGATGTCGAACGCCCATATATCCAACGCAACATCGAAGCGACCCGCGAGGCGTATCGGATCGGTGGCGATTGGGTCCAGTACCGTAGCTATCCGGGCATCGGTACCAAACAGCCGCGCGACGTGCCCGTGGATGTCACCACGATTGCCAAGGTGCGGCTGTTGGACCCGCATATCCTGTCCCGAACCTTCACCCAGCAACAGCAGCTCAAGAATTTCTTTAGCTTCGCCGAGATACTCGACATCGATCGCTATCGCATCGACGGTGAGCTGCAGGACTACATCGTCGGCGTCCGGGAGCTCTCGCCGAAAAGCCTCACCGGCAATCAGACCGACTGGATCAACAAACACACCGTCTACACGCATGGCAACGGCTTCGTGGCCGCCCCGGCCAATCGGGTGAACGCGGCGGCCCGCGGTGCCGAGAATATTTCCGACAGCAACAGCGGGTACCCGATATACGCCGTCAGTGACATCGCGTCGCTGGGTTCTGGGCGCCAGGTCATCCCGGTCGAGCAGCCACGGGTCTACTACGGCGAGGTGATCGCCCAGGCCGATCCGGACTACGCGATCGTGGGCGGAGCCCCGGGGTCCGCGCCGCGCGAGTATGACACCGACACGTCCAAGTACACCTATACCGGCGCCGGGGGTGTGTCGATCGGAAACTGGTTCAACCGCACGGTGTTTGCCACCAAGGTCGCCCAGCACAAGTTCCTGTTCTCCCGGGAGATCGGCTCGGAGTCGAAGGTGTTGATCCATCGCGACCCGAAGGAACGGGTGCAACGCGTGGCGCCGTGGTTGACCACCGACGACAACCCCTATCCGGTGGTGGTGAACGGGCGGATCGTCTGGATCGTCGACGCCTACACCACCTTGGACACCTATCCGTACGCACAACGCAGCTCGCTCGAGGGCCCGGTGACCAGCCCGACCGGCATTGTGCGGCAAGGCAAGCAGGTGTCGTACGTGCGTAACTCCGTCAAGGCAACCGTGGACGCCTACGACGGAACCGTAACGCTGTTTCAGTTCGATCGAGACGACCCGGTGCTGCGGACCTGGATGCGTGCCTTTCCCGGAACCGTCAAGTCCGAAGACCAGATTCCCGACGAGTTGCGTGCCCACTTCCGTTATCCGGAGGACCTTTTCGAGGTCCAACGTAGCTTGCTGGCCAAGTATCATGTCGACGAACCGCGAGAGTTCTTCACCACCAACGCCTTCTGGTCGGTGCCCAGCGACCCGACCAACAACGCTAACGCCACTCAACCGCCGTTCTACGTCCTCGTCGGCGACCAGCAGAGCGCCCAGCCGTCCTTCCGGTTGGCGTCGGCGATGGTTGGCTACAACCGCGAATTCCTCTCCGCGTACATCTCGGCGCACTCGGATCCGGCGAACTACGGCAAGCTGACCGTGCTGGAGTTACCCACCGACACCCTGACCCAAGGCCCGCAACAAATTCAGAACTCGATGATCTCCGACACTCGGGTCGCCTCCGAGCGCACCCTGCTGGAACGGTCAAACCGGATTCACTACGGCAACCTCTTGTCGCTGCCGATCGCCGACGGCGGCGTGCTCTATGTGGAACCGCTCTACACCGAGCGGATCTCGACAAGCCCGAGCAGTTCGACTTTCCCGCAACTTTCCCGGGTGCTGGTCAGCGTGCGTGAACCCCGCACCGAGGGCGGGGTCCGGGTCGGGTACGCACCGACCCTGGCCGAATCTTTGGATCAGGTATTTGGGCCCGGCACCGGTCGGGTCGCCACCGCTCGCGGCGGTGATGCCGCCAGCGCGCCACCGCCGGGAGCCGGCGGGCCGGCACCGCCGCAGGCCGTACCGCCACCGAGAACGACCCAACCGCCGGCCGCCCCGCCCCGGGGGCCGGACGTCCCCCCCGCGACGGTGGCCGAACTGCGGGAAACGCTGGCCGATCTGCGCGCGGTGCTCGACCGGTTAGAGAAGGCCATCGATGCCGCCGAAACGCCCGGTGGATAAGCCGGCATTCTTAGCCGGTGAACTCCGCTATGGCTACCATTCAAGTTCGGGATTTGCCCGAAGATGTCGCCGAAACCTATCGACGGCGCGCCACCGCAGCGGGGCAGTCGCTGCAGACGTATATGCGCACCAAGCTCATCGAAGGGGTGCGGGGCCGAGACAAGGCCGAGGCAATCGAGATCCTGGAACAGGCGCTCGCCAGCACTGCCAGCCCAGGCATCAGCCGGGAGACCATCGAGGCATCCCGGCGGGAGCTCAGGGGTGGATGAATGTGTAGTCGACGCGGCGGCCGTGGTTGACGCTCTCGCCGGCAAGGGCGCCAGCGCGATCGTTCTGCGCGGTTTGCTCAAGGAGTCGATTTCTAACGCGCCGCATTTGCTGGACGCAGAGGTCGGACATGCACTCCGCCGCGCCGTGCTCAG
Above is a window of Mycobacterium tuberculosis H37Rv DNA encoding:
- the ssb gene encoding single-strand DNA-binding protein; protein product: MAGDTTITIVGNLTADPELRFTPSGAAVANFTVASTPRIYDRQTGEWKDGEALFLRCNIWREAAENVAESLTRGARVIVSGRLKQRSFETREGEKRTVIEVEVDEIGPSLRYATAKVNKASRSGGFGSGSRPAPAQTSSASGDDPWGSAPASGSFGGGDDEPPF
- the rpsR1 gene encoding 30S ribosomal protein S18, with the protein product MAKSSKRRPAPEKPVKTRKCVFCAKKDQAIDYKDTALLRTYISERGKIRARRVTGNCVQHQRDIALAVKNAREVALLPFTSSVR
- the rplI gene encoding 50S ribosomal protein L9: MKLILTADVDHLGSIGDTVEVKDGYGRNFLLPRGLAIVASRGAQKQADEIRRARETKSVRDLEHANEIKAAIEALGPIALPVKTSADSGKLFGSVTAADVVAAIKKAGGPNLDKRIVRLPKTHIKAVGTHFVSVHLHPEIDVEVSLDVVAQS
- the dnaB gene encoding replicative DNA helicase (Contains an intein (position 61630..62838). This protein undergoes a protein self splicing that involves a post-translational excision of the intervening region (intein) followed by peptide ligation. In the intein section; belongs to the homing endonuclease family.), with the protein product MAVVDDLAPGMDSSPPSEDYGRQPPQDLAAEQSVLGGMLLSKDAIADVLERLRPGDFYRPAHQNVYDAILDLYGRGEPADAVTVAAELDRRGLLRRIGGAPYLHTLISTVPTAANAGYYASIVAEKALLRRLVEAGTRVVQYGYAGAEGADVAEVVDRAQAEIYDVADRRLSEDFVALEDLLQPTMDEIDAIASSGGLARGVATGFTELDEVTNGLHPGQMVIVAARPGVGKSTLGLDFMRSCSIRHRMASVIFSLEMSKSEIVMRLLSAEAKIKLSDMRSGRMSDDDWTRLARRMSEISEAPLFIDDSPNLTMMEIRAKARRLRQKANLKLIVVDYLQLMTSGKKYESRQVEVSEFSRHLKLLAKELEVPVVAISQLNRGPEQRTDKKPMLADLRESGCLTASTRILRADTGAEVAFGELMRSGERPMVWSLDERLRMVARPMINVFPSGRKEVFRLRLASGREVEATGSHPFMKFEGWTPLAQLKVGDRIAAPRRVPEPIDTQRMPESELISLARMIGDGSCLKNQPIRYEPVDEANLAAVTVSAAHSDRAAIRDDYLAARVPSLRPARQRLPRGRCTPIAAWLAGLGLFTKRSHEKCVPEAVFRAPNDQVALFLRHLWSAGGSVRWDPTNGQGRVYYGSTSRRLIDDVAQLLLRVGIFSWITHAPKLGGHDSWRLHIHGAKDQVRFLRHVGVHGAEAVAAQEMLRQLKGPVRNPNLDSAPKKVWAQVRNRLSAKQMMDIQLHEPTMWKHSPSRSRPHRAEARIEDRAIHELARGDAYWDTVVEITSIGDQHVFDGTVSGTHNFVANGISLHNSLEQDADVVILLHRPDAFDRDDPRGGEADFILAKHRNGPTKTVTVAHQLHLSRFANMAR
- the celA1 gene encoding cellulase CelA (belongs to cellulase family B (family 6 of glycosyl hydrolases)), giving the protein MTRRTGQRWRGTLPGRRPWTRPAPATCRRHLAFVELRHYFARVMSSAIGSVARWIVPLLGVAAVASIGVIADPVRVVRAPALILVDAANPLAGKPFYVDPASAAMVAARNANPPNAELTSVANTPQSYWLDQAFPPATVGGTVARYTGAAQAAGAMPVLTLYGIPHRDCGSYASGGFATGTDYRGWIDAVASGLGSSPATIIVEPDALAMADCLSPDQRQERFDLVRYAVDTLTRDPAAAVYVDAGHSRWLSAEAMAARLNDVGVGRARGFSLNVSNFYTTDEEIGYGEAISGLTNGSHYVIDTSRNGAGPAPDAPLNWCNPSGRALGAPPTTATAGAHADAYLWIKRPGESDGTCGRGEPQAGRFVSQYAIDLAHNAGQ